In Caproicibacterium amylolyticum, a genomic segment contains:
- a CDS encoding glycoside hydrolase family 43 protein, which produces MNYTNPVLPGFHPDPSICRVQDDYFLVTSSFEYFPSIPLFHSRNLIDWEQIGYCVTKSEWLPLMCGVPNSSGIYAPTTRFHNGRYYVITTNVSTKETGEPGFGNFIITAEDPYGEWSKPVWLDSPGIDPSLFFDEFGAVYCCGSCNGIFLYQIDVKTGARLSELKYIWQGTGGTCPEGPHIYRRGGWYYLMIAEGGTEYGHMVTMARSRSVWGPYEACPHNPVLSNRSTGRPIMATGHADLVEDGRGNWWAVCLGNRPICYPPKHNLGRETNLVPVLWQEDGWPQMGNNGVVEQTVETEQLPEAAGWQNSAFNQMPKPDEDFAFQEDFRASSLNVRWNYLYGPDEQAVHFGDETGLRLKGKAASLSDAAPCTFLGCRQEHHVCTVRVRLSFQPKCGGEEAGLAIYLNREHHYEAALTRQNGENLLILRRTIGSLWRVEQAVPCNAAGVTLEIAASKETYAFSYSVDGEHFTPLGGGEACYLTTEVGGGFTGCCFALYASGNGAVCENPAYFTDFHYTAKGVQ; this is translated from the coding sequence ATGAATTATACCAATCCGGTTTTGCCGGGATTTCACCCTGACCCAAGCATTTGCCGCGTGCAGGATGATTATTTTCTGGTCACCAGTTCTTTTGAATATTTTCCTTCCATTCCGCTGTTTCACAGCCGAAACCTGATTGATTGGGAGCAGATTGGCTATTGCGTGACCAAAAGCGAGTGGCTGCCGCTGATGTGCGGTGTGCCGAACAGTTCCGGCATCTATGCGCCGACCACCCGCTTTCATAATGGCCGCTATTACGTAATTACAACAAACGTTTCAACAAAGGAAACCGGTGAACCTGGATTTGGGAATTTCATTATTACTGCGGAGGATCCTTATGGGGAGTGGTCCAAGCCGGTTTGGCTGGACAGCCCCGGAATTGACCCATCCTTGTTTTTTGACGAATTCGGAGCGGTTTACTGCTGCGGTTCCTGCAACGGTATTTTTCTTTATCAGATTGATGTAAAAACTGGTGCAAGGCTGAGTGAACTGAAGTATATCTGGCAGGGAACCGGCGGCACCTGCCCGGAGGGGCCGCATATCTACCGCCGCGGCGGCTGGTACTATTTGATGATTGCAGAGGGCGGAACGGAATACGGCCATATGGTTACTATGGCGAGGAGCCGCTCTGTATGGGGGCCTTATGAGGCGTGCCCTCACAATCCGGTTTTGAGCAACCGCAGCACAGGCCGCCCGATTATGGCGACCGGACACGCGGACCTGGTGGAGGACGGCCGCGGGAACTGGTGGGCAGTGTGCCTTGGCAACCGGCCAATCTGCTATCCGCCAAAGCACAATTTAGGCAGGGAAACCAATTTGGTGCCTGTTCTTTGGCAGGAGGACGGCTGGCCGCAGATGGGGAACAATGGTGTTGTGGAGCAGACTGTAGAAACTGAGCAGCTGCCGGAAGCTGCCGGCTGGCAGAACAGCGCTTTTAACCAAATGCCAAAACCAGACGAAGACTTTGCGTTTCAGGAGGATTTCCGCGCTTCCAGTTTAAATGTCCGCTGGAATTATCTTTATGGGCCGGATGAGCAGGCGGTTCACTTTGGGGATGAAACAGGGCTCAGACTGAAAGGAAAAGCCGCGTCTCTCTCCGACGCAGCACCCTGCACATTTTTAGGCTGCCGCCAGGAACACCATGTCTGTACAGTGCGGGTGCGGCTGTCCTTTCAGCCGAAATGCGGCGGTGAAGAAGCTGGTCTGGCGATTTATCTGAACCGGGAGCATCACTATGAAGCGGCGCTGACCCGGCAAAATGGGGAAAACCTCCTCATTCTGCGAAGAACGATTGGCTCCCTTTGGCGGGTTGAGCAGGCAGTGCCCTGCAATGCGGCTGGTGTAACGCTGGAGATTGCCGCTTCAAAAGAAACGTATGCTTTTTCTTACAGTGTGGATGGCGAACATTTCACACCGCTTGGCGGCGGTGAGGCCTGCTACTTAACAACAGAAGTCGGCGGCGGCTTCACTGGCTGCTGCTTTGCTCTGTATGCATCCGGAAACGGAGCGGTGTGTGAAAATCCGGCATATTTTACGGACTTTCATTATACAGCAAAAGGCGTTCAGTAA
- a CDS encoding rubrerythrin, whose protein sequence is MDDKTGVSITNRDRALRAWQNSTELVRDYQTYAQEIKDDQALSTLFAEYAEDEAVHAAELLKTLHGFAQ, encoded by the coding sequence ATGGATGATAAAACCGGAGTTTCCATCACAAACCGTGACAGAGCACTCAGGGCATGGCAGAACTCAACAGAATTGGTGCGTGATTATCAAACCTATGCACAGGAAATCAAAGACGATCAGGCGCTTTCAACGCTCTTCGCCGAATATGCCGAGGATGAGGCAGTTCACGCTGCAGAACTGCTCAAGACCCTGCATGGATTTGCACAATAA
- a CDS encoding C-terminal binding protein, protein MHEILYYHIDDTLDYENQLLQEWSVTDLCLREEKGEVPLAECAQNAEGLVVEYEQITAEKMRQLPNLKIISLQSIGYNNVDTAAATQQNICVTNAPGFCAEEVATHAVGMILDLARKLTYFDRTVRSGKWNPLLGYPLHRMSGETVGLVYFGNIPQKMVPILEALQMQVLVYAPTKSKEYLAEFGCEKAETLDELLERSDFVSLHTPLMPQTTHLIGEKELKRMKKTAFLINTARGPVVDEPALVQALKIGEILGAGIDVIEDEGTEESELFKLENTVITPHAAFISEDSFYDARKKALAQMVQRLSKCERPEFLVNKAVKF, encoded by the coding sequence ATGCACGAGATTTTGTATTATCATATTGACGACACATTGGATTACGAAAATCAGCTGCTGCAGGAGTGGAGTGTGACGGACCTCTGCCTGCGGGAAGAAAAAGGAGAAGTTCCACTGGCAGAGTGTGCCCAAAATGCCGAAGGACTTGTTGTGGAGTATGAACAAATAACGGCGGAGAAGATGCGACAGCTGCCAAACCTAAAAATCATTTCACTCCAGTCCATCGGCTACAACAACGTTGACACTGCTGCGGCAACACAGCAGAATATCTGCGTTACCAATGCGCCCGGTTTCTGCGCGGAGGAAGTGGCCACACATGCCGTTGGCATGATACTTGATCTTGCCCGCAAACTAACTTACTTTGACCGTACCGTTCGCAGCGGAAAGTGGAATCCGCTGCTGGGGTACCCGCTGCACCGCATGAGCGGTGAAACGGTTGGACTTGTTTATTTCGGCAACATTCCTCAAAAAATGGTGCCGATTTTAGAGGCACTTCAAATGCAGGTGCTGGTGTACGCACCGACAAAGTCAAAGGAATATCTGGCGGAATTCGGCTGCGAAAAAGCGGAAACACTGGACGAACTGCTGGAGCGTTCCGACTTTGTTTCTCTGCACACGCCGCTTATGCCTCAAACCACCCATTTAATCGGGGAAAAGGAGCTGAAACGGATGAAAAAAACAGCATTCCTAATCAACACCGCACGCGGCCCGGTGGTTGATGAACCGGCACTGGTGCAGGCGCTGAAAATCGGTGAAATTTTGGGTGCTGGCATTGATGTGATTGAGGATGAAGGAACAGAAGAAAGCGAGCTTTTCAAGCTGGAAAATACAGTGATTACACCGCATGCGGCGTTTATTTCAGAAGATTCCTTTTATGACGCGCGCAAAAAGGCACTTGCGCAGATGGTGCAGCGGCTCAGCAAATGCGAGCGGCCGGAGTTCCTTGTGAACAAAGCCGTAAAGTTCTGA
- a CDS encoding NAD(P)/FAD-dependent oxidoreductase has protein sequence MSSTADVIIIGSGIIGSATAYYLAKKGVSVTVLDAADAIGSGGSSRNGGGVRQSGRDPRELPMVMWGIKNIWPTLAEELDTNVEYTQKGNLRLGKTEAHLKTLQKLTDSAVACGLDVRMIDGDEVRAINPYLSNEVIGASWCPTDGHANPLTTTLGYYKKARELGARFITGEPVLQIKKLKGKARVAVTPDGTFEADKILVAAGYDTRALTLPLGVDIPMRKKKSECLVTEAEPPMFAQMLGTAEADFYGHQTTHGSFVFGGSTGLEPFGLMAEAVPGSTSLSAPCTCRGIMKYFPALSDAKIVRTWAGWTDASADGIPVIDEADGVPGLYIACGFSGHGFGIGPAAAYSLAEVMTGGEPPVDLAPFRCTRFKAKI, from the coding sequence ATGAGCAGCACAGCAGATGTGATCATTATTGGCAGCGGCATTATCGGCAGCGCCACTGCTTACTATCTGGCCAAAAAAGGGGTATCCGTTACCGTGTTGGACGCCGCGGATGCCATTGGAAGCGGCGGTTCCTCCCGCAACGGCGGCGGCGTGCGGCAGTCCGGTCGTGACCCGCGTGAACTGCCCATGGTAATGTGGGGCATCAAAAACATTTGGCCAACCCTTGCGGAAGAGTTGGACACAAACGTGGAGTACACCCAGAAAGGCAACCTGCGTCTCGGCAAAACGGAAGCGCACCTGAAAACCCTGCAGAAGCTGACCGACAGCGCCGTTGCCTGCGGACTGGATGTGCGTATGATTGACGGTGACGAAGTGCGTGCAATCAATCCGTACCTTTCCAATGAAGTCATCGGCGCAAGCTGGTGCCCTACAGACGGACACGCCAACCCCCTCACCACAACATTAGGCTATTACAAAAAAGCGCGTGAGCTTGGTGCACGCTTTATCACCGGCGAACCGGTACTCCAAATCAAGAAGCTGAAAGGCAAAGCCCGCGTGGCAGTTACCCCGGACGGCACCTTTGAAGCGGACAAAATCCTTGTGGCAGCCGGTTATGATACGCGTGCACTGACTTTGCCGCTTGGTGTAGACATTCCCATGCGGAAGAAAAAGTCCGAGTGTCTGGTCACCGAAGCGGAACCGCCCATGTTTGCGCAGATGCTCGGCACCGCCGAAGCGGATTTTTACGGCCACCAAACCACACACGGTTCCTTTGTTTTCGGCGGTTCCACCGGTCTGGAGCCGTTCGGTTTGATGGCGGAAGCGGTTCCCGGTTCCACCAGCCTTTCCGCTCCCTGCACCTGCCGCGGCATCATGAAGTATTTTCCGGCGCTTTCAGACGCAAAAATCGTGCGGACATGGGCCGGTTGGACAGACGCTTCCGCCGACGGCATCCCTGTAATTGACGAAGCAGACGGCGTGCCCGGGCTGTACATTGCCTGCGGTTTTTCCGGCCACGGCTTCGGCATCGGCCCGGCCGCCGCTTACAGCCTTGCAGAAGTGATGACCGGCGGCGAGCCGCCTGTGGATTTAGCGCCCTTCCGCTGCACGCGTTTCAAAGCAAAGATTTAA
- a CDS encoding (2Fe-2S)-binding protein yields MMHANDRCTAIGPFVPAADDDLIICRCEEVTKGEIRRAVHDGMYTLTEVRRYLRCGMGLCQGQTCGKLVKGIIARELGVKPSQLEAATGRAPMRPTEMKILGSENGGEA; encoded by the coding sequence ATGATGCATGCAAATGACAGATGTACTGCTATAGGGCCGTTTGTACCCGCCGCAGACGATGATTTGATTATCTGCCGCTGCGAAGAAGTGACCAAAGGCGAGATTCGTAGGGCCGTGCATGACGGCATGTATACCCTGACCGAAGTCCGGCGCTACCTGCGCTGCGGCATGGGACTCTGTCAGGGGCAGACCTGCGGCAAGCTGGTAAAAGGAATCATTGCCCGCGAACTTGGGGTAAAGCCCTCCCAACTGGAAGCAGCCACCGGCCGCGCACCCATGCGCCCAACCGAAATGAAAATTCTGGGAAGTGAGAACGGAGGAGAAGCATGA
- a CDS encoding FAD-dependent oxidoreductase has translation MKRYDVIIIGAGPAGLSAAIEASKRGMSVAVFDENAKPGGQLFKQIHKFFGSKKHKAKIRGFKIGEQLLAEASSGVDVQLNSPVVGIYPGKEVVVRHEESVCHYKADSIIVATGASENMVPFDGWTLPGVIGAGAAQTMMNLHGVKPGEKVLMLGSGNVGLVVSFQLLQAGCEVKALVDAAPRIGGYGVHAAKVARCGVPFYLSHTITKAEGTDCVTGAVVSQVDAHFQPIPGTEKHFDVDTICVAVGLSPMSQLLMMAGCDMVDDPKRGGQVPVCGEYGETSIPGIFAAGDVSGIEEASSAMIEGRMAGICAAEYLGFCAKTEKQEALQSLNDDLNELRQGMFAPKNRGKKLPKTEEGIDISTTLLTQGHITKEEAERFPGVIHEVGVHPVMECTQNIPCNPCQDACPKHCIKIGSSITSLPQVDPEVQCIGCGMCVASCSGQAIFLLNEEYEPGFTAVTLPYEFLPLPQKGSKGKALDRAGKPVCDAEVVGVKASPAFDHTALLTIKVPKENGMDARFYKEALEL, from the coding sequence ATGAAACGGTATGATGTGATTATCATCGGCGCAGGTCCTGCCGGACTTTCTGCCGCCATTGAAGCCAGCAAACGCGGTATGTCCGTTGCGGTGTTCGACGAAAACGCCAAACCCGGCGGCCAGCTTTTTAAACAGATACATAAATTTTTCGGCTCCAAAAAGCACAAGGCAAAAATCCGCGGCTTTAAAATCGGCGAGCAGCTGCTCGCGGAAGCTTCCAGCGGCGTAGATGTACAGCTTAACTCCCCGGTGGTCGGCATTTACCCCGGCAAAGAAGTGGTGGTGCGCCACGAAGAAAGCGTCTGCCACTACAAAGCGGACAGCATCATTGTTGCCACCGGCGCTTCCGAAAATATGGTGCCGTTTGACGGCTGGACACTGCCGGGCGTAATCGGTGCAGGCGCGGCGCAGACCATGATGAACCTGCACGGCGTCAAGCCGGGAGAAAAAGTGCTGATGCTCGGCAGCGGCAACGTCGGGTTGGTGGTCAGCTTCCAGCTGCTGCAAGCCGGCTGTGAGGTAAAGGCGCTTGTGGATGCCGCGCCGCGCATCGGCGGCTATGGCGTACACGCGGCAAAAGTCGCCCGCTGCGGCGTACCGTTTTACCTTTCACACACAATTACAAAAGCGGAGGGAACCGACTGTGTAACCGGTGCAGTAGTCAGTCAGGTAGACGCACACTTCCAGCCAATTCCCGGCACGGAAAAGCACTTTGATGTGGACACCATCTGCGTTGCCGTTGGTCTTTCCCCCATGTCCCAGTTGCTGATGATGGCAGGCTGCGATATGGTGGACGACCCGAAGCGTGGCGGTCAGGTGCCTGTCTGCGGCGAGTACGGCGAAACCTCCATTCCAGGCATTTTTGCCGCAGGCGATGTTTCCGGCATTGAAGAAGCAAGTTCCGCAATGATTGAAGGCCGCATGGCAGGCATTTGTGCGGCAGAGTACCTCGGCTTCTGCGCGAAAACGGAGAAGCAGGAAGCCCTGCAGTCCTTAAACGATGACCTGAATGAACTGCGTCAGGGTATGTTCGCTCCCAAAAACCGCGGCAAAAAGCTCCCAAAAACCGAAGAGGGAATTGATATTTCCACCACTTTGCTGACGCAGGGGCACATCACCAAAGAGGAAGCGGAGCGCTTTCCCGGCGTGATTCACGAAGTCGGTGTACATCCGGTTATGGAATGTACGCAGAACATCCCCTGCAATCCCTGTCAGGATGCCTGCCCCAAACACTGCATTAAAATCGGCAGCAGCATTACTTCCCTGCCGCAGGTTGACCCGGAAGTGCAGTGCATTGGCTGCGGCATGTGCGTTGCCAGCTGCTCCGGGCAGGCAATCTTTCTGCTGAACGAAGAGTACGAGCCAGGCTTCACCGCGGTTACGCTGCCCTATGAATTTCTGCCGCTCCCGCAGAAAGGCAGCAAAGGCAAGGCACTTGACCGCGCTGGCAAGCCTGTCTGCGACGCGGAAGTGGTTGGTGTAAAGGCTTCTCCCGCATTTGACCACACCGCGCTGCTCACCATTAAGGTTCCAAAGGAAAACGGAATGGATGCGCGCTTTTATAAGGAGGCGTTAGAATTATGA
- a CDS encoding (2Fe-2S)-binding protein, whose amino-acid sequence MKRIAEHPILGTIEKGREVTFTLDGKTLTGCEGEPIAAALKANGVMIHRYTAKQHKPRGIFCAIGRCTDCVMVVDGKPNIRTCITPLKEGMRVQTQYGTQAKSEVQNK is encoded by the coding sequence ATGAAGCGAATTGCGGAACATCCGATTCTGGGTACGATAGAAAAAGGGCGTGAAGTGACTTTTACGCTGGACGGAAAGACGCTGACCGGCTGTGAGGGGGAACCGATTGCGGCTGCACTGAAAGCAAACGGAGTCATGATTCACCGCTACACGGCAAAGCAGCACAAGCCCCGCGGCATCTTCTGCGCGATTGGACGCTGCACAGACTGCGTCATGGTGGTGGACGGCAAGCCCAACATCCGCACCTGCATCACTCCGCTCAAAGAAGGCATGCGGGTACAGACGCAGTACGGCACACAGGCAAAAAGTGAGGTGCAGAATAAATGA
- a CDS encoding tyramine oxidase subunit B, giving the protein MDTSINFLYLSEEDMLKAGVRDMKGCIDTMQEVFSLMSKGDYRMGGPSGNDHGIKLEFPKESDIPGMPLDGPDKRFFAMPAYVGGKFHMCGIKCYGSNQHNRALGLPRSILMLTLMDPETGAPRAYMSANVLSAMRTGAMPGLGARLLSVKNPKVASIVGPGVMGKTAIDAFLTEQPGIDTIKIKGRSQKGIDDFMDYCKEHFPNVKEYIVCKDYEEACRDADIICFGTNNAPKFEDNPYVKGEWLKPGALLISTSALLMDSDFLADTSKCKLVADNFKMYAGWGAGKKYPTQKSVSTLIGMLFYDLVTTGKLKEDEIANIGDIINGDTKGRTSEEQIIVYAVGGMPTEDVGWGCKCLEKAKELGVGQKLNLWTAPELA; this is encoded by the coding sequence ATGGACACATCAATTAATTTTCTGTACCTGAGTGAAGAGGATATGCTCAAAGCTGGGGTTCGTGATATGAAGGGGTGCATTGACACGATGCAGGAGGTCTTTTCCCTGATGAGCAAAGGCGACTACCGCATGGGCGGCCCCAGCGGCAATGATCACGGCATTAAGCTGGAATTTCCGAAAGAATCGGATATTCCGGGCATGCCGCTTGATGGGCCTGATAAACGCTTTTTTGCAATGCCCGCCTATGTCGGCGGAAAGTTTCACATGTGCGGCATTAAATGTTACGGCTCCAACCAGCACAACCGCGCGCTTGGTCTTCCGCGTTCTATTCTGATGCTGACCCTGATGGACCCCGAAACCGGTGCACCCCGCGCGTATATGTCTGCCAATGTGCTCAGCGCCATGCGCACAGGTGCCATGCCGGGGCTGGGCGCACGCCTGCTTTCGGTAAAAAATCCGAAAGTTGCCTCCATCGTTGGCCCAGGTGTTATGGGCAAGACCGCCATTGATGCCTTTCTTACAGAACAGCCGGGAATTGACACAATCAAAATAAAAGGCCGCAGTCAAAAGGGCATTGATGACTTTATGGATTACTGCAAGGAGCATTTTCCAAACGTCAAAGAATACATTGTCTGTAAAGACTACGAAGAAGCCTGCCGCGATGCCGACATCATCTGCTTCGGCACCAACAATGCACCGAAGTTTGAAGACAATCCGTATGTTAAGGGTGAGTGGCTTAAACCCGGTGCTCTGCTGATCAGCACCTCGGCGCTGCTGATGGACAGTGACTTCCTTGCAGATACTTCAAAGTGCAAGCTGGTTGCCGACAACTTCAAAATGTACGCCGGCTGGGGAGCCGGTAAAAAATATCCGACACAGAAGTCGGTTTCAACCCTAATCGGCATGCTGTTTTACGACCTTGTAACCACCGGTAAACTAAAGGAAGACGAGATCGCAAATATTGGCGACATTATAAACGGCGATACAAAAGGGCGCACCTCCGAAGAACAGATTATTGTTTATGCAGTTGGCGGTATGCCGACGGAAGATGTCGGCTGGGGCTGCAAATGCCTTGAGAAAGCAAAAGAGCTCGGCGTTGGCCAGAAGCTCAACCTTTGGACAGCACCTGAACTTGCATAA
- a CDS encoding aminotransferase class IV, protein MRNLGYYNGKIGPLEEMQMPILDRAVYFGDGVYDAAYAVHHTIVALEDHIDRFFSSFQKLKIPFSMTRAQLAETLQKLVDQVEDSTSLFVYWQVSRGSGNRNHIFPAAEVPANLMVMVEPDPLTPIQKTFCAITVEDTRFFHCDIKTLNLIPNVMAAQQAKEAGCEEAIFHRGDLVTECAHSNVSILKDGVFRTAPLSRLILSGTVRKHLIRLAAQEGIPVEQTSFTVQELLDADEVIVHNCGTLCNAINEIDGKQVGGGAPDLLRKLQDASIREFEEETHVKFSDYTGQLYP, encoded by the coding sequence TTGAGAAACTTAGGATATTACAACGGAAAAATCGGCCCACTGGAAGAAATGCAGATGCCTATTTTGGACCGGGCCGTTTACTTTGGCGACGGCGTTTATGACGCGGCTTATGCTGTTCACCACACAATCGTAGCGCTTGAAGACCATATTGACCGCTTTTTTAGCAGCTTTCAGAAGCTCAAAATACCGTTTTCCATGACGCGTGCGCAGCTTGCCGAAACGCTGCAGAAACTGGTTGACCAAGTGGAAGATTCCACAAGCCTGTTTGTTTACTGGCAAGTTTCCCGCGGCAGCGGAAATCGCAACCACATTTTCCCCGCAGCAGAGGTACCTGCGAACCTGATGGTCATGGTGGAACCGGATCCGCTTACACCGATTCAAAAGACCTTTTGTGCTATTACCGTTGAAGATACACGCTTTTTTCACTGCGACATCAAGACGCTTAACCTGATTCCCAACGTAATGGCGGCGCAGCAGGCAAAGGAAGCCGGCTGTGAAGAAGCCATCTTTCACCGCGGTGATTTGGTGACCGAATGCGCGCACAGCAATGTTTCCATCCTGAAAGACGGCGTGTTCCGCACCGCACCGCTGAGCCGCCTGATTCTTTCAGGAACGGTGCGGAAGCATTTGATTCGTCTTGCCGCACAAGAGGGAATCCCAGTTGAACAGACGTCTTTCACTGTGCAGGAACTTCTGGACGCAGATGAAGTGATTGTCCACAACTGCGGCACGCTTTGTAACGCGATTAACGAAATCGACGGAAAGCAGGTCGGCGGCGGTGCACCCGACCTGCTGCGGAAACTGCAGGATGCTTCTATCCGCGAGTTTGAGGAAGAAACGCATGTAAAATTTTCGGACTATACCGGGCAGTTGTATCCGTAA
- a CDS encoding amino acid ABC transporter ATP-binding protein, giving the protein MAAVTQKPILKMEHISKKFGENPVLQDIDFQTFPQDVVCIIGASGSGKSTLLRCINRLETPTSGEIEFHDTSIFSRRFNLNSYHAHVGMVFQSFNLFHNMTVLENCMVGTRKVLKKGKEEAHDLAIKYLTKVGMAPYINAKPAQLSGGQQQRVAIARALAMEPEVLLFDEPTSALDPQMVGEVLQVMRDLAKEGLTMIIVTHEMAFAKDVSTRVIFMDKGVIAEEGTPQQIFDQPQNPRTKEFLSRFINS; this is encoded by the coding sequence ATGGCTGCGGTAACACAAAAACCCATCTTGAAAATGGAACATATCAGCAAAAAGTTTGGTGAAAACCCTGTTTTGCAGGACATTGACTTTCAAACGTTCCCACAGGACGTTGTGTGCATCATTGGTGCTTCCGGCTCCGGAAAATCAACGCTTCTGCGCTGCATCAACCGTTTGGAAACCCCAACCTCCGGCGAAATCGAGTTTCACGACACCAGTATCTTTTCGCGGAGATTTAATTTGAATTCTTACCATGCACATGTCGGCATGGTTTTTCAGTCCTTTAATCTGTTCCACAACATGACGGTACTGGAAAACTGCATGGTCGGCACGCGCAAAGTGCTGAAAAAGGGCAAAGAAGAAGCCCATGACCTTGCCATTAAGTACCTTACCAAGGTAGGCATGGCTCCCTACATCAACGCAAAACCCGCACAGCTTTCCGGCGGTCAGCAGCAGCGTGTTGCCATTGCGCGCGCACTTGCAATGGAGCCGGAAGTGCTCCTTTTTGACGAACCAACCAGTGCACTTGACCCACAGATGGTCGGCGAAGTGCTGCAGGTTATGCGGGATTTGGCAAAAGAGGGTCTCACCATGATTATTGTGACACACGAAATGGCGTTTGCAAAAGATGTCTCCACGCGGGTCATCTTTATGGATAAAGGTGTAATCGCTGAAGAGGGAACCCCTCAGCAGATCTTTGACCAACCGCAAAATCCGCGCACAAAGGAATTCCTTTCCCGCTTTATCAATTCGTAA
- a CDS encoding amino acid ABC transporter permease, translating into MATPQTFMDWMLFLWQKYSSFFLQGCVTTIVLALVGTFFGCVIGLLVGILRTISKPAPDANIVKKLLYKLLQFFLLAYIEVFRGTPMMVQAMVVFYGSMQLFNINMSPLTAGFLVVSINTGAYMAETVRGGIDSIDKGQVEAAKAIGMTHWQTMVSVIMPQTIRNILPQIGNNLIINIKDTSVLNVISVTELYFNGKSAAGVYYRYFETYIIISILYFIMTFACARLLRWVEHKIDGSRFYKLADPMADPTGVLPEKKPEKKKVRGGMRIWLR; encoded by the coding sequence ATGGCAACACCGCAAACTTTTATGGACTGGATGCTGTTCCTGTGGCAAAAATATTCAAGCTTTTTTCTGCAGGGCTGTGTCACCACGATTGTACTGGCACTGGTCGGCACGTTCTTCGGCTGCGTAATCGGCCTTTTGGTCGGCATTCTCCGCACGATTTCCAAACCTGCGCCGGACGCAAATATCGTCAAAAAGCTGCTGTATAAACTGCTTCAGTTCTTCCTGCTTGCCTACATAGAAGTTTTTCGTGGGACCCCTATGATGGTGCAGGCGATGGTCGTTTTTTACGGCTCCATGCAGCTTTTTAACATTAATATGTCCCCGCTGACCGCAGGTTTTCTGGTGGTTTCCATCAACACAGGCGCCTATATGGCAGAAACCGTGCGCGGCGGAATTGATTCCATTGACAAAGGCCAGGTGGAAGCCGCAAAAGCGATTGGCATGACCCACTGGCAGACAATGGTCAGCGTCATTATGCCGCAGACCATCCGCAATATCCTTCCGCAAATCGGCAACAACCTGATTATTAACATTAAGGATACATCCGTACTGAACGTCATCTCTGTAACCGAGCTGTACTTCAACGGCAAGTCCGCCGCAGGCGTTTACTACCGTTACTTTGAAACCTACATTATCATCAGCATTCTTTATTTCATCATGACGTTTGCCTGCGCCCGCCTGCTGCGCTGGGTTGAGCACAAAATTGACGGCTCCAGGTTCTATAAACTGGCAGACCCCATGGCAGACCCGACCGGTGTTCTGCCTGAAAAAAAGCCCGAAAAGAAAAAGGTTAGAGGAGGTATGCGCATATGGCTGCGGTAA